From a single Nitrogeniibacter mangrovi genomic region:
- a CDS encoding CaiB/BaiF CoA transferase family protein, with amino-acid sequence MRPLEGITVVTLEHAIAAPFATRQLADLGARVIKVERPGVGDFARGYDERVRGLASHFVWINRSKESLTLDVKHPEAQAALMKLIVEEADVVVQNLAPGAAARLGLSYEALSAIKPEIIVCDISGYGADGPYRDKKAYDLLIQSESGFLSVTGTEDEPCKAGPSIADISAGMYAYTNILAALMQRQKTGRGQHLDISMLESLVEWTTYPLYYAFDGAAPPPRTGASHATIYPYGPFPAGDGKTVMFGLQNEREWAGFCAKVLLQPELAHEERFSSNSRRSAARVELRQIIIDAFAELSAAQVVERLDAAQIANAQVNDMHAVWAHPQLKARKRWREVQTSVGTVPALLPPGSWEQGDPRMDPVPALGAHSAAILAELGYPADQVEELKAAGVI; translated from the coding sequence ATGAGACCCCTTGAAGGCATTACCGTCGTCACCCTCGAACACGCCATCGCGGCGCCCTTCGCCACCCGCCAGCTCGCCGACCTGGGCGCGCGCGTGATCAAGGTCGAGCGCCCCGGCGTGGGCGACTTCGCCCGCGGCTACGACGAGCGCGTTCGCGGCCTGGCTTCGCACTTCGTCTGGATCAACCGCTCGAAGGAATCCCTCACCCTCGACGTCAAGCATCCGGAGGCGCAGGCCGCGCTCATGAAGCTGATCGTCGAAGAGGCCGACGTGGTGGTACAGAACCTGGCGCCCGGCGCGGCGGCGCGGCTCGGCCTGTCGTACGAGGCGCTGTCGGCCATCAAGCCCGAGATCATCGTGTGCGACATCTCCGGCTACGGCGCCGACGGCCCCTACCGCGACAAGAAGGCCTACGACCTGCTCATCCAGAGCGAATCCGGCTTCCTCTCGGTGACCGGCACCGAGGACGAGCCCTGCAAGGCAGGCCCCTCGATCGCCGACATCTCGGCCGGCATGTACGCCTACACCAACATCCTCGCCGCCCTGATGCAGCGCCAGAAGACCGGCCGCGGCCAGCATCTGGACATCTCGATGCTCGAGAGCCTGGTCGAATGGACCACCTACCCGCTCTACTACGCCTTCGACGGCGCCGCCCCGCCGCCGCGCACCGGCGCCAGCCACGCCACCATCTACCCCTACGGCCCCTTCCCGGCCGGCGACGGCAAGACGGTGATGTTCGGTTTGCAGAACGAACGCGAATGGGCCGGCTTCTGCGCCAAGGTCCTGCTCCAGCCCGAGCTGGCGCACGAGGAACGCTTCTCGAGCAACTCGCGGCGCAGCGCCGCGCGCGTCGAGTTGCGCCAGATCATCATCGACGCCTTCGCCGAGCTGAGCGCTGCGCAGGTGGTCGAACGGCTCGATGCCGCGCAGATCGCCAATGCCCAGGTCAACGACATGCATGCCGTATGGGCGCACCCCCAGCTCAAGGCGCGCAAGCGCTGGCGCGAGGTCCAGACCTCGGTCGGCACCGTCCCGGCATTGCTGCCGCCCGGCTCGTGGGAACAAGGCGATCCGCGCATGGATCCGGTGCCCGCCCTGGGCGCCCACTCCGCGGCGATCCTCGCCGAGCTCGGCTATCCGGCCGACCAGGTGGAAGAGCTCAAGGCCGCTGGCGTGATCTGA
- a CDS encoding FAS1-like dehydratase domain-containing protein, translated as MNLKDWIGRSETVSDIATATPYAALSATFDRPAERPPVGTPLPGLWHWLYFLPLHRQSEIGPDGHAKRGGFLPPVPLPRRMWAGSQFTFHKPLHIGDAMTRTSTIHDVTEKSGRTGPLVFVKVRHEIRREGEADIALTEFHDIVYREAAKPDDVAPPPKAAPASATWEKKWVPDDVLLFRYSALTFNGHRIHYDRKYVTEVEGYPGLVVHGPMVATLLLDLLRHQLPDAELASYEFRAVRPVFDINHFFVCGEPQPDGKTFRLWAKDHEGWLTMEATAVIK; from the coding sequence ATGAACCTCAAGGACTGGATCGGCCGCTCGGAAACGGTTTCCGACATCGCCACCGCCACCCCCTATGCCGCCCTGTCGGCGACCTTTGACCGCCCCGCCGAACGCCCGCCGGTCGGCACGCCGCTGCCCGGCCTGTGGCACTGGCTGTATTTCCTGCCGCTCCACCGCCAGTCGGAAATCGGCCCTGACGGTCACGCCAAGCGCGGTGGTTTCCTGCCGCCAGTGCCCCTGCCCCGCCGCATGTGGGCCGGCAGCCAATTCACCTTTCACAAGCCCTTGCACATCGGCGACGCGATGACACGCACCTCGACCATCCACGACGTCACCGAGAAGAGCGGCCGCACCGGACCGCTGGTGTTCGTGAAGGTGCGCCACGAAATCCGCCGCGAAGGCGAAGCGGACATCGCGCTGACCGAGTTTCACGACATCGTCTATCGCGAGGCTGCCAAACCCGATGACGTCGCGCCGCCGCCCAAGGCCGCGCCGGCGAGCGCCACCTGGGAAAAGAAGTGGGTGCCCGACGACGTGCTGCTGTTCCGTTACTCGGCGCTGACCTTCAACGGCCACCGCATCCACTACGACCGAAAGTACGTGACCGAGGTCGAGGGCTACCCCGGCCTGGTGGTGCACGGCCCGATGGTCGCCACCCTGCTGCTCGATCTGCTGCGCCACCAGCTGCCCGACGCCGAACTCGCCAGCTACGAGTTCCGCGCGGTGCGCCCGGTATTCGACATCAACCACTTCTTCGTCTGCGGCGAGCCGCAGCCCGACGGCAAGACCTTCCGCCTGTGGGCGAAGGACCACGAGGGTTGGCTGACCATGGAAGCCACCGCCGTCATCAAGTAA
- a CDS encoding TRAP transporter large permease, with amino-acid sequence MSTAIIFALLLGLMVTGMPISISLGLTVLSFLFFMSQVPIESVALKLFTGIEKFEIMAVPFFILAGNFLTHGGVARRMINFATSMVGHMAGGLGLSAVVACALFAAVSGSSPATVVAIGSILLPAMVKSGYPVKYGAGVVASAGGLGILIPPSIAMVMYAVSTNSSIGALFMAGVFPGLVLASMLLFTTWWLARKNNYPRAPRATWAQRVKAFRESIWGLLLIVVVMGGIYSGIFTATEAAAMSAVYAFVIAVFVYKDLKLKDLKKVLISSANLSAMLLYIITNAVLFSFLLTNEQIPQQMSGWIIDSGLGTIGFLLLTNIILLVAGNFMEPSSIILIFAPILFPIATSLGIDPVHFGVMITVNMEIGMITPPVGLNLYVASGITKLGMTDMSKAVGPWLLTMLVFLAIVTYWPPLSLWLPKTLGMM; translated from the coding sequence ATGAGCACAGCCATCATCTTTGCATTGCTGCTGGGGCTCATGGTCACTGGCATGCCGATCTCGATCTCGCTCGGTCTGACCGTGCTGAGTTTCCTCTTCTTCATGAGCCAGGTGCCGATCGAAAGCGTGGCCCTCAAGCTCTTCACCGGCATCGAGAAGTTCGAGATCATGGCGGTGCCCTTCTTCATCCTGGCGGGCAACTTCCTGACCCACGGCGGTGTCGCGCGGCGAATGATCAACTTCGCCACCTCGATGGTGGGACACATGGCCGGCGGCCTCGGTCTGAGTGCGGTGGTGGCCTGCGCGCTGTTTGCCGCGGTCTCGGGTTCGAGCCCGGCCACGGTGGTGGCGATCGGCTCGATCCTGCTGCCCGCCATGGTCAAGTCCGGCTATCCGGTCAAGTACGGCGCCGGCGTGGTCGCCTCGGCGGGCGGCCTCGGCATCCTGATTCCGCCCTCGATCGCGATGGTCATGTACGCGGTATCGACCAACAGTTCGATCGGTGCGCTCTTCATGGCCGGTGTCTTCCCGGGCCTGGTGCTGGCCAGCATGCTGCTGTTCACCACCTGGTGGCTGGCGCGCAAGAACAATTACCCGCGCGCACCGCGTGCGACTTGGGCCCAGCGCGTCAAGGCCTTCCGTGAATCGATCTGGGGCCTGCTGCTGATCGTGGTGGTGATGGGCGGAATCTACTCCGGCATCTTTACTGCCACCGAGGCGGCGGCGATGAGCGCGGTCTATGCCTTCGTGATCGCGGTGTTCGTCTATAAGGACCTCAAGCTGAAGGACCTCAAGAAGGTGCTGATCTCGTCGGCCAACCTGTCGGCGATGCTGCTCTACATCATCACCAACGCGGTCCTGTTCTCCTTCCTGCTCACCAACGAGCAGATCCCTCAACAAATGTCGGGATGGATCATCGACAGCGGGCTGGGCACGATCGGCTTCCTGCTGCTCACCAACATCATCCTGCTGGTCGCGGGCAACTTCATGGAGCCCTCGTCGATCATCCTGATCTTCGCGCCGATCCTCTTCCCGATCGCGACGAGCCTGGGCATCGACCCGGTGCATTTCGGCGTGATGATCACGGTGAACATGGAGATCGGCATGATCACCCCGCCGGTCGGCCTCAACCTCTACGTGGCCAGCGGCATCACCAAGCTCGGCATGACCGACATGAGCAAGGCGGTCGGCCCCTGGCTGCTGACCATGCTGGTGTTCCTCGCCATCGTCACCTACTGGCCGCCGCTCTCGCTGTGGCTGCCGAAGACCCTCGGAATGATGTGA
- a CDS encoding TRAP transporter small permease — protein sequence MMKFLDALEEWLITFLIGAATVITFLAVVHRYASGFAIPGLQDWLISINMAWAQELTIIMFVWMAKFGAAYGVRTGIHVGVDVLINRLSDKLRFKFIVFGLLAGALFTGIIATVGAQFVWDNGAHYSIFSSLGLDTGDALEGPTTVDLEWPTWIVYSAIPLGSALMCFRFLQVCWSFIRTGELPHHDHGHVDGMDDIDMGVEAPDPSDVYPRDLDHGQHEKNGGSK from the coding sequence ATCATGAAATTTCTTGACGCCCTCGAGGAGTGGCTCATCACGTTCCTGATCGGGGCGGCGACGGTCATCACCTTCCTTGCGGTGGTTCATCGCTACGCGAGCGGATTCGCCATCCCCGGCCTGCAGGACTGGCTCATTTCCATCAACATGGCCTGGGCGCAGGAACTGACCATCATCATGTTCGTCTGGATGGCCAAGTTCGGTGCCGCCTATGGCGTGCGAACCGGCATCCACGTCGGTGTCGACGTACTGATCAACCGGCTCTCCGACAAGCTGCGCTTCAAGTTCATCGTCTTCGGCCTGCTCGCGGGCGCCCTGTTCACCGGCATCATTGCCACGGTGGGTGCGCAGTTCGTGTGGGACAACGGTGCCCACTACTCGATCTTCAGCAGCCTCGGCCTGGACACCGGAGATGCGCTCGAAGGCCCGACCACGGTCGATCTCGAATGGCCGACCTGGATCGTCTATTCGGCCATCCCGCTCGGCAGCGCCCTGATGTGCTTCCGCTTCCTGCAGGTGTGCTGGTCCTTCATCCGAACCGGCGAGTTGCCCCATCACGACCATGGCCATGTCGACGGCATGGACGACATTGACATGGGCGTCGAGGCACCCGATCCCAGCGACGTCTATCCGCGCGATCTGGACCACGGGCAACACGAAAAGAACGGAGGCTCGAAATGA
- a CDS encoding DctP family TRAP transporter solute-binding subunit translates to MKRIFAITAAVAMLTSGAALAQDEIVIKFSHVAAADTPKGRAAEFFKERAEALTKGKVKVEIYPNSILYKDKEELEALQLGSVQMLAPVAGKFGPAGVKEFEVFDMPYIFPDTESLHRITHGPIGASLLKKLEPRGMVGLAFWDAGFRVLSSNKPIRTPDEAKGQKIRVNSSKVNQAIIRSIGALPQSMAFSEVYQALQTGVVDGTDGNLPNLYTQKQYEVQKYATLTHHTYSGYVVVVNKPFWEKLPADIRASLEKAVDEATAFNEKIAEEDEATALAAIKASGKTEIHVPTPQEKAQWVEAMAPVQDELASRVGKDLVSAIRKETGAE, encoded by the coding sequence ATGAAGCGAATCTTTGCTATCACCGCAGCAGTCGCCATGCTCACTTCCGGCGCCGCGCTGGCACAAGACGAAATCGTCATCAAGTTTTCGCACGTTGCGGCGGCCGATACCCCGAAGGGCCGCGCAGCCGAATTCTTCAAGGAGCGTGCCGAGGCGCTCACCAAGGGCAAGGTCAAGGTAGAAATCTACCCCAACAGCATCCTTTACAAGGACAAGGAGGAGCTCGAAGCCCTGCAGCTGGGTTCGGTGCAGATGCTTGCGCCCGTGGCCGGGAAATTCGGTCCGGCCGGCGTGAAGGAATTTGAAGTCTTCGACATGCCCTACATCTTCCCGGATACCGAATCGCTGCATCGCATCACCCACGGACCGATCGGTGCATCGCTGCTGAAGAAGCTCGAGCCGCGCGGCATGGTCGGTCTGGCTTTCTGGGACGCGGGTTTTCGCGTGCTGAGCTCCAACAAACCGATTCGCACGCCGGACGAGGCCAAGGGGCAGAAGATTCGCGTCAACTCCTCCAAGGTGAACCAGGCGATCATCCGCTCGATCGGCGCACTGCCGCAGAGCATGGCGTTCTCCGAGGTCTATCAGGCTTTGCAGACCGGCGTGGTGGACGGCACGGACGGCAACCTGCCCAACCTCTACACGCAGAAGCAGTACGAGGTGCAGAAGTACGCAACGCTCACGCACCACACCTACAGCGGCTACGTGGTGGTGGTGAACAAGCCTTTCTGGGAGAAGCTGCCGGCCGACATCCGCGCAAGCCTCGAAAAAGCGGTCGATGAAGCGACTGCCTTCAACGAGAAGATCGCCGAAGAGGACGAAGCCACCGCGTTGGCCGCGATCAAGGCTTCCGGCAAGACGGAGATCCACGTCCCGACGCCGCAGGAGAAGGCGCAGTGGGTCGAGGCCATGGCCCCCGTGCAGGACGAACTCGCCTCGCGCGTCGGCAAGGATCTTGTCAGCGCAATCCGCAAGGAAACGGGCGCCGAGTAA
- a CDS encoding 4-oxalomesaconate tautomerase, whose protein sequence is MERIPCVLMRGGSSKGLFFLAQDLPASTAERDRLLLAAMGSPDLRQIDGMGGGDSQSSKVVIVGPSSRPGADLEHLFAQVSVARNFVDVRPNSGNMLAGVAPFAIEAGLVRASSPTTRVRVLNLNSGKIAEVTVRTPGGKVTYEGSFQLDGVPGSFAPIELRFLEPAGTGTGMLLPTGRARDIICGVEATCIDCAIPLVLVKAEALGKTGHESKKALDADTVFSDRLKAIRLDAAKRMGLEDHQSVALPKIAIVASPRRGGNIAARYFSPKWCHATFGISGAVALAAACHVTGSVAEDLVELDAQQLGRIAIEHPSGSMTIHLEIRGHNDHGIPVFDSARVVTSARPLLTGCVFARPGRHVPQTGQVSSAA, encoded by the coding sequence ATGGAAAGGATACCCTGCGTTCTGATGCGAGGCGGCTCGTCAAAGGGCCTGTTCTTCCTCGCTCAGGACTTGCCAGCGTCGACGGCGGAGCGTGATCGCTTGTTGCTGGCAGCCATGGGTTCTCCGGACCTGAGGCAGATCGATGGCATGGGCGGCGGAGACAGCCAAAGCAGCAAGGTGGTGATCGTCGGACCCTCGAGCCGACCCGGCGCCGATCTCGAACACCTGTTCGCGCAAGTATCGGTGGCGCGAAATTTCGTGGACGTACGCCCCAACAGCGGCAACATGCTCGCAGGCGTTGCACCTTTTGCCATCGAGGCGGGCCTGGTCCGCGCCTCGTCGCCGACCACGCGTGTCCGCGTACTCAACCTGAACAGCGGCAAGATTGCCGAAGTGACCGTGCGCACGCCCGGCGGCAAGGTGACCTACGAAGGCAGCTTCCAACTCGACGGTGTCCCCGGCAGTTTCGCCCCGATCGAACTGCGCTTTCTCGAACCGGCCGGAACCGGCACTGGCATGTTGCTGCCGACGGGTCGGGCCCGCGACATCATCTGTGGCGTCGAGGCGACCTGTATCGACTGCGCGATTCCACTGGTTCTCGTCAAGGCCGAAGCGCTCGGCAAGACCGGTCACGAGTCGAAAAAAGCACTCGACGCCGACACGGTGTTTTCGGACCGTCTCAAAGCGATCCGCCTGGACGCCGCCAAGCGGATGGGACTCGAGGACCACCAGAGCGTTGCCCTGCCCAAGATCGCCATCGTGGCCTCGCCACGCAGGGGCGGCAATATCGCGGCGCGCTACTTTTCGCCGAAATGGTGCCATGCCACCTTCGGCATCTCCGGCGCGGTGGCACTGGCCGCCGCCTGCCATGTCACGGGCTCGGTGGCAGAAGATCTGGTCGAACTCGACGCCCAGCAATTGGGCCGCATCGCCATCGAACACCCGAGCGGTTCCATGACCATTCACCTCGAGATTCGCGGTCACAACGACCACGGAATACCGGTATTCGACTCAGCAAGGGTCGTGACGAGTGCACGTCCCTTGCTGACCGGTTGCGTATTCGCCCGTCCCGGGCGCCATGTTCCACAAACCGGCCAAGTCAGCTCGGCAGCGTAA
- a CDS encoding LysR family transcriptional regulator — MKIDFDGIQAFVVIAELGGFSKAAEQLHVTQTALTRRLQKLEAYLGLRLLDRTTRYVELTVVGREFLPQAQAIVGDVTRAVNQLKDVSSRRRGNFTLACIPTMASQMLPNAMRRYAKTHPGNRIRIIDASGFEVRDAVLHGHAELGIGLPTERHVELEETLLFEEPYMFFCREEHPLSGKKQIVWSDLHEAELIAISTMSANRVFLDYQLAKRGIKLSGTYEVRHLSTAIGLVAAGVGAAILPNSTLEEGARPGICRIPLTSPTVKRKIVILRKRNSTLSPAARAFFDMVSDQANT, encoded by the coding sequence ATGAAGATCGACTTTGACGGGATCCAGGCTTTTGTCGTGATCGCCGAGTTGGGTGGTTTCAGCAAAGCGGCCGAACAGCTCCATGTGACGCAGACGGCACTGACCCGGCGGCTACAGAAGCTCGAGGCCTATCTTGGCTTGCGACTACTGGACAGGACGACGCGCTACGTCGAACTGACGGTTGTTGGCCGCGAGTTTCTCCCGCAGGCGCAAGCCATCGTTGGCGATGTGACCCGGGCCGTCAATCAACTCAAGGACGTGTCGAGCCGTCGGCGTGGCAACTTCACGTTGGCGTGCATTCCCACCATGGCTTCCCAGATGCTGCCCAACGCCATGCGGCGCTATGCAAAGACGCATCCAGGAAACCGCATCCGGATCATCGATGCCAGCGGATTCGAGGTCAGAGACGCGGTGCTACACGGCCATGCCGAACTCGGCATCGGGCTGCCGACCGAGCGTCACGTCGAACTGGAGGAGACGCTCTTGTTCGAAGAGCCGTACATGTTCTTTTGCCGGGAAGAGCATCCCCTGAGTGGCAAGAAGCAGATCGTCTGGTCCGACCTTCACGAAGCCGAGCTCATCGCGATCAGCACCATGAGTGCGAATCGCGTCTTTCTTGATTACCAGTTGGCCAAACGCGGCATCAAGCTGTCCGGTACCTATGAGGTACGCCACCTTTCAACCGCCATCGGTCTCGTCGCAGCGGGCGTTGGTGCCGCGATCTTGCCCAATTCGACCCTGGAAGAAGGAGCCCGACCCGGAATTTGCCGCATCCCGCTGACCAGCCCGACAGTGAAGCGCAAGATTGTGATTCTGCGTAAACGCAACAGCACTCTTTCTCCTGCCGCCCGAGCATTTTTCGACATGGTGTCGGATCAGGCCAATACATGA
- a CDS encoding formate dehydrogenase subunit delta has product MDIQHLVKMANQIGQFFASYPDHDEARRSIGEHLKKFWAPAMRKALAEHLASTGEQSGLEPLVAEAVRASISDQIGAGAS; this is encoded by the coding sequence ATGGATATTCAACACCTGGTGAAAATGGCGAATCAGATCGGCCAGTTCTTCGCGTCGTATCCGGATCACGACGAAGCGCGCCGTTCTATCGGCGAGCATCTGAAAAAATTCTGGGCGCCTGCGATGCGCAAGGCGCTTGCCGAACACCTGGCATCGACCGGTGAGCAAAGTGGCCTCGAACCGCTGGTCGCCGAAGCGGTGCGCGCCTCGATATCGGATCAGATCGGCGCCGGGGCATCATGA
- the fdhD gene encoding formate dehydrogenase accessory sulfurtransferase FdhD produces MRPDEIKPDAALADDAVPDWPDRRLQRARVDTAGTSVASVECLIEEIPVALVYNGISHAVMLATPSDLEDFGHGFSLSEGIVASADEIFDCEAVAVEQGVELRMEIAGERLQHLKARRRQLAGRTGCGLCGIESLQAAMPSPEPVPARPPLTVSAIRRALKKLNAHQKLHRVTGAAHAAAWASRDGDIVLVREDVGRHNALDKLIGAMASAQGPAPDLADGFVLVTSRASVEMVQKVARAGIGLLAAISAPTAMATRYAEEAGVTLVAHLRRERLTCYSRPDGLIND; encoded by the coding sequence GTGCGCCCGGACGAGATCAAACCCGATGCGGCGCTGGCGGACGACGCCGTGCCCGACTGGCCCGACCGGCGCCTGCAACGGGCGCGGGTCGACACCGCTGGCACCTCCGTGGCCAGCGTCGAATGCCTGATCGAAGAGATCCCGGTGGCGCTCGTCTATAACGGCATCTCGCACGCGGTGATGCTGGCGACGCCGTCGGATCTCGAGGATTTCGGCCACGGCTTCAGCCTGTCCGAAGGCATCGTCGCCTCGGCGGACGAGATCTTCGACTGCGAGGCGGTGGCGGTCGAGCAGGGCGTCGAACTGCGCATGGAAATCGCCGGCGAACGCCTCCAGCATCTCAAGGCACGGCGGCGCCAGCTGGCCGGGCGTACGGGCTGCGGGCTGTGCGGCATCGAGAGCCTCCAGGCCGCCATGCCGTCGCCGGAGCCGGTCCCGGCGCGCCCGCCGCTGACCGTGAGCGCCATCCGGCGCGCGCTGAAGAAGCTCAATGCGCACCAGAAGCTGCACCGGGTCACTGGCGCCGCCCACGCCGCGGCCTGGGCATCGCGCGACGGTGACATCGTCCTGGTCCGCGAGGACGTGGGCCGGCACAATGCGCTGGACAAGCTCATCGGCGCGATGGCCTCCGCCCAGGGGCCTGCACCCGATCTCGCCGACGGCTTCGTCCTCGTCACCAGCCGGGCGAGCGTCGAGATGGTGCAGAAGGTGGCCCGCGCCGGCATCGGCCTGCTGGCCGCCATCTCGGCGCCGACGGCGATGGCGACACGCTATGCCGAAGAGGCCGGCGTGACCCTGGTGGCGCATCTGCGCCGGGAACGATTGACCTGTTACAGCCGGCCCGACGGGCTGATCAACGATTGA